The following are encoded in a window of Mycoplasma anserisalpingitidis genomic DNA:
- the tsaB gene encoding tRNA (adenosine(37)-N6)-threonylcarbamoyltransferase complex dimerization subunit type 1 TsaB, which yields MKVYLDTATEDFFVALFDDNYSLIDKIHLENYRKKVSLIPEQFSELLNRNSLSVTQIDQFITNVGPGFFTGVRSGMVFFRTISMQLNKIFSTISTFEILYEQNNKLDVIFLDAQGDKLYKFDSKSYGQKNIKELIEVVNKDENIKISKINFEHISKNFQNYQKYFNNQKPLKQEVLYIKKPQIGVKK from the coding sequence ATGAAAGTGTATTTAGATACAGCAACTGAAGATTTTTTTGTAGCGCTTTTTGATGATAATTATTCTTTGATTGATAAAATACACTTAGAAAATTACAGAAAAAAAGTTTCGCTAATACCCGAACAATTTAGTGAGTTGTTAAATAGAAATTCTCTAAGTGTTACTCAAATTGATCAATTCATAACTAATGTTGGTCCTGGTTTTTTTACTGGTGTTCGTTCAGGAATGGTGTTTTTTAGAACTATTTCAATGCAGCTTAATAAAATCTTTTCAACAATTTCGACATTTGAAATTTTATATGAACAAAATAATAAGTTAGATGTTATTTTTTTAGATGCGCAGGGTGATAAATTATATAAATTTGATTCTAAATCGTATGGGCAAAAAAACATTAAAGAACTTATTGAAGTTGTGAATAAGGATGAAAATATTAAGATAAGTAAAATAAATTTCGAACATATTTCAAAAAATTTTCAAAATTATCAAAAATATTTTAATAATCAAAAACCATTAAAACAAGAAGTTTTATATATCAAAAAACCGCAAATAGGAGTAAAAAAATAA
- the tsaE gene encoding tRNA (adenosine(37)-N6)-threonylcarbamoyltransferase complex ATPase subunit type 1 TsaE: MLIGQNLTVKSQAELANLAKKILEIKPKVKFVLLSGDLGAGKTTFVKYLATELGISQNITSPTFNYMKNYDGLIHIDAYNLSGDLDEFEDFFEDNIIAIEWFENLSVNFENALIINIKIIDQNTREIKIERI, from the coding sequence ATGTTGATAGGTCAAAATTTAACCGTAAAATCTCAAGCAGAATTGGCTAATTTAGCTAAAAAAATTCTTGAAATTAAACCAAAAGTTAAGTTTGTTTTGCTAAGCGGAGATCTTGGTGCTGGTAAAACAACTTTTGTAAAATATTTAGCAACAGAATTAGGAATAAGCCAGAACATAACTTCACCAACATTTAACTATATGAAGAATTATGATGGACTAATCCACATCGATGCTTACAACTTAAGTGGTGATTTAGATGAATTTGAAGATTTTTTTGAAGATAATATAATTGCTATAGAATGGTTTGAAAATTTAAGTGTTAATTTCGAAAATGCATTGATAATTAATATAAAAATTATCGATCAAAATACTAGAGAAATTAAAATTGAGAGGATATAA
- the gpmI gene encoding 2,3-bisphosphoglycerate-independent phosphoglycerate mutase gives MKKTVLIVIDGLGLREETQGNGFALANTPTFDKLFKEYPNSIIQASGEFVGLPSGQMGNSEVGHLNIGAGTIVYTGLSLIAKALKNKEFGKNKAFLEAFNDVKKNDSTLHVMGLLSPGGVHSLEDHLFEILREAHAFGLKKVSVHAFGDGRDVAPRSIKQSIEKLQNLVDEFGYKIASIGGRFYGMDRDKMFDRVEKHYEALLGHSSSTYNSAPEFVEESYKNEISDEFFVPSINKNCSKEEFVKDGDSIIFFNFRPDRARQLTHLFIGSTLYDNKPVHPVKINKFVSMMKYEGLNTIVAFDEMEISMPIGRVLELEGKTQLRIAETQKYAHVTFFMDGGNDIEFKNSKRILVDSLKVESYADAPHMSAEGITDKLLEHGANYDVTIMNFANPDMVGHTGNLKSTIEAVSFLDTQIKRIFDWAERNNITVFITADHGNAEITEDENGKPATKHTSSPVMLISSDKNIKLKDGKLADVAPTILDYIGVKQPKEMDGVSLLIK, from the coding sequence ATGAAAAAAACTGTATTAATAGTTATAGATGGTTTAGGTCTAAGAGAAGAAACACAAGGAAATGGTTTTGCTCTTGCAAATACACCAACATTTGATAAATTATTTAAAGAATATCCAAATAGTATTATTCAAGCTAGTGGAGAATTTGTCGGTTTACCAAGCGGACAAATGGGTAACTCAGAAGTTGGACACTTGAATATTGGTGCTGGTACAATCGTTTACACAGGTTTATCACTAATTGCAAAAGCTCTTAAAAATAAAGAATTTGGAAAAAACAAAGCTTTCCTAGAAGCATTTAACGATGTTAAGAAAAATGATTCAACACTACATGTTATGGGTCTATTAAGTCCAGGTGGGGTTCATTCTTTAGAAGACCATTTATTTGAAATTTTAAGGGAAGCACATGCTTTTGGTCTTAAAAAAGTTTCTGTTCATGCTTTTGGAGATGGTCGTGATGTTGCTCCTCGTTCAATTAAACAATCAATAGAAAAATTGCAAAACCTTGTTGATGAGTTTGGATACAAAATAGCATCAATTGGTGGAAGATTTTATGGAATGGACCGTGATAAAATGTTTGACAGAGTTGAAAAACACTACGAAGCATTGTTAGGACACAGTTCATCAACATATAATTCGGCACCAGAATTTGTGGAAGAATCATACAAAAACGAAATTTCAGATGAATTTTTTGTACCATCAATTAACAAAAATTGCTCAAAAGAAGAATTTGTTAAAGATGGTGATTCAATTATTTTCTTTAACTTCCGTCCAGATAGAGCAAGACAATTAACACACCTATTCATCGGTTCAACATTATATGATAACAAACCAGTTCATCCGGTTAAAATTAATAAATTTGTTTCGATGATGAAATATGAAGGATTAAATACTATTGTAGCGTTTGATGAGATGGAAATTTCAATGCCAATTGGTAGAGTTTTAGAGTTAGAAGGAAAAACCCAGTTAAGAATTGCTGAAACACAAAAATACGCTCATGTAACATTCTTTATGGATGGTGGTAATGACATTGAGTTTAAAAATTCAAAGAGAATTTTAGTGGATTCGTTGAAAGTTGAGTCATATGCTGACGCTCCACATATGTCAGCTGAAGGTATCACTGATAAACTTTTGGAACACGGTGCAAATTATGATGTTACAATAATGAACTTCGCAAACCCAGATATGGTTGGTCATACAGGAAATCTTAAGTCAACAATTGAAGCGGTTTCGTTCTTAGATACACAAATTAAAAGAATTTTTGATTGAGCTGAGAGAAATAATATAACTGTTTTCATTACTGCAGACCATGGTAATGCCGAAATTACTGAAGATGAAAATGGAAAACCAGCCACAAAACATACAAGCAGTCCAGTAATGCTTATTTCAAGTGATAAAAATATTAAATTAAAAGACGGAAAATTGGCCGATGTTGCTCCAACAATTTTAGATTATATTGGTGTTAAACAACCCAAAGAAATGGATGGAGTTTCACTTTTAATTAAATAA
- the mf1 gene encoding diacylglycerol cholinephosphotransferase Mf1, whose translation MQISDHPSIQLNIDKRKNKNLDLLKKIAKFCEENNLFYSLYFGSALGAVRDKEIIKWDADIDIIINLDTYEKLKQKFPKNIINNQNCKNYCYQFPRFVDVYDENNPNSSFVDLFVIVESDPEKFLKYSKSTFNKLRAFKGYFKNFRKFYTHKLAQNLIVLFVKLFLFWVKPLTIDDAQRQVSTEKDTGIYFIVHWPNSKQKLIDDHIILKRDTQETIKVELNGFKFNVIKNIQFYLEQMYGKNWKTPIKSSNYVFYGYYEMGK comes from the coding sequence ATGCAAATTTCTGATCATCCTTCCATTCAATTAAATATTGATAAAAGGAAAAATAAGAATTTAGACTTATTAAAAAAGATTGCAAAATTTTGTGAGGAAAATAATTTATTTTATTCTCTTTACTTTGGTAGTGCCTTAGGTGCAGTGCGTGATAAAGAAATAATAAAATGGGATGCAGATATTGATATTATTATTAATTTGGATACTTATGAAAAATTAAAACAAAAGTTTCCTAAAAATATTATCAATAATCAAAATTGCAAAAATTATTGTTATCAATTCCCTAGATTTGTAGATGTCTATGATGAGAACAATCCGAATTCTTCTTTTGTAGATTTGTTTGTTATAGTAGAAAGTGATCCAGAAAAATTTTTAAAATATTCTAAATCAACCTTTAATAAATTAAGAGCTTTTAAAGGTTATTTTAAGAATTTCAGAAAATTTTACACTCATAAATTAGCACAAAATTTAATTGTTTTATTTGTTAAATTATTCCTTTTTTGAGTTAAACCTTTAACTATTGATGATGCTCAAAGGCAAGTTAGCACAGAAAAAGATACTGGAATTTATTTTATTGTTCATTGGCCAAATTCAAAACAAAAATTAATTGATGATCATATAATACTAAAAAGAGACACACAAGAAACTATAAAAGTTGAATTAAACGGATTTAAATTTAACGTTATCAAAAATATTCAATTCTATCTTGAACAAATGTATGGTAAAAATTGAAAAACGCCTATAAAATCAAGTAATTATGTTTTTTATGGCTATTATGAAATGGGAAAATAA
- the tsaD gene encoding tRNA (adenosine(37)-N6)-threonylcarbamoyltransferase complex transferase subunit TsaD codes for MKILGIETSHDDTSIAILDDGKIIDMMTISQIDIFKEFGGTIPEISSREHVQNISIIHDLLLKKHNLNEIDYIAYTKEPGLIGTLQVGFLFANALSLSLNKPLIPINHLEGHFFSATINNEVSFPALCLLVSGGHTQLIYATNYFKTEIIGETLDDAVGEVFDKVSRRLETGFPGGPAIDKIFNSYTGDYINFTQPHTENKYDFSFSGLKSQVLNYCNTTEMKNIQLNKEQIASSFQNTAINYLINKTKSALEEYPVNSLILGGGVSANSYLRKEFKKLHNNVIIPNMKYTTDNGAMIAQVAYLRLTKKE; via the coding sequence ATGAAAATTTTAGGAATTGAAACAAGTCATGATGATACTTCTATAGCAATATTGGATGATGGTAAAATTATTGATATGATGACTATTTCACAAATAGATATTTTTAAAGAATTTGGCGGTACTATTCCAGAAATTTCATCAAGGGAGCATGTCCAAAACATTTCGATTATTCATGATTTATTACTAAAAAAACACAATTTAAATGAAATTGATTATATTGCTTACACTAAAGAGCCTGGTTTGATAGGAACCCTACAAGTTGGTTTTTTATTTGCAAATGCATTAAGTTTGTCACTAAATAAACCTTTAATACCAATAAATCACCTAGAAGGACATTTCTTTAGTGCGACAATAAATAATGAAGTCTCATTTCCAGCACTCTGTTTACTTGTTTCTGGAGGTCACACTCAATTAATTTATGCCACAAATTATTTTAAAACAGAAATAATTGGAGAGACACTCGATGATGCTGTTGGTGAAGTTTTTGACAAAGTTTCAAGAAGATTAGAAACTGGGTTTCCAGGTGGTCCTGCAATTGACAAAATTTTTAATTCTTATACCGGAGATTACATTAATTTCACTCAACCTCACACTGAAAATAAGTATGATTTTTCATTCAGCGGATTAAAAAGTCAAGTTTTAAATTATTGCAACACAACTGAAATGAAAAACATCCAACTAAATAAAGAACAAATCGCGAGTTCATTTCAAAATACCGCTATCAATTATCTAATAAATAAAACTAAAAGCGCACTAGAAGAATATCCAGTTAATTCATTGATTCTAGGCGGTGGTGTTAGTGCTAACTCATATTTAAGAAAAGAATTTAAAAAGCTTCACAATAACGTAATAATTCCAAATATGAAATATACAACTGATAATGGAGCAATGATTGCTCAAGTGGCTTATTTGAGATTAACAAAAAAGGAGTAA
- a CDS encoding ABC transporter ATP-binding protein produces the protein MRKEKIMKSNSSLKTFLRMIYAAKVKPKVWITFITFAFIKALSWSAIGFGTGWILDKFFSKGNLEKFNLSIFLVVLTVFLLVYVIHRTFVGLTTYFMTKITTRFEREMRSNLYRHIQEMSFFNFETEKTGDFMAVVTEDTVSAFSSMNSVLLSLCDFVFDILLSTFWMLLLAPILGLITYLIIPPISILFIYLVSKSRKQWKKSRDAFGALNAYLEETLDILPLVRVHRQWNRIENKFDEHNNRHREVTQKAFLHQTIAYPAYSALKVISELVIIIIGITFITKSYPSYGIYGVYTIGVVTSFNVYSKTFTNSISNLLNISAELQQGISSWDRIENILKISNDKEDKIKPNLVFAEGKIEFKSVNFAYPSNLDVKVLKNINFTINPGESLALVGHTGCGKTTISKILMKFYETNDGQVLIDNQNAIEYNAKSWRENIALISQDVMLFEDTLMNNIKNANKNISDEKVIEICREIGLDEYIQTLKEKYSTKLTHNAEELSQGQRQLVSIARALASEKKIIIMDEATSNIDSITEQKIQNCIKLMMKDKTMLIIAHRLSTIKKATNILVMDHGVILESGNHNELIAKNGIYANLYNEGFKSIE, from the coding sequence ATGCGCAAAGAGAAAATTATGAAGAGTAATAGTTCATTAAAAACCTTTTTAAGAATGATATATGCTGCTAAAGTTAAACCAAAAGTTTGAATAACTTTCATTACATTTGCATTCATTAAAGCATTAAGTTGAAGTGCTATAGGGTTTGGTACCGGTTGAATATTGGATAAGTTTTTTTCAAAAGGAAATTTAGAAAAATTTAATTTATCAATTTTTTTAGTGGTTTTAACCGTTTTTTTACTAGTATATGTTATTCATAGAACTTTTGTAGGACTAACAACATATTTTATGACTAAAATCACCACACGTTTTGAACGTGAAATGAGAAGCAATTTATATAGACATATTCAAGAAATGAGTTTTTTTAATTTCGAAACTGAAAAAACAGGTGATTTTATGGCAGTTGTAACTGAAGATACCGTTTCAGCTTTTTCAAGTATGAATAGTGTACTTCTAAGTTTATGTGATTTTGTTTTTGACATTTTATTGTCGACATTTTGAATGTTGTTATTAGCACCAATTTTAGGATTAATCACTTACTTAATTATTCCACCTATTTCAATTCTTTTTATTTACTTAGTTTCTAAAAGTAGAAAACAGTGAAAAAAATCAAGGGACGCCTTTGGAGCACTAAATGCTTATTTAGAAGAAACTTTAGATATTTTACCTCTTGTTAGAGTTCACAGACAATGAAATAGAATTGAAAATAAATTTGATGAACACAATAATCGTCACAGAGAAGTCACACAAAAGGCTTTCTTACACCAAACAATCGCTTATCCTGCTTATTCTGCGTTAAAGGTCATTTCTGAATTAGTAATAATTATTATAGGAATTACTTTTATAACAAAATCTTATCCCTCATATGGAATTTATGGTGTTTATACTATTGGGGTTGTTACTTCTTTTAATGTTTATAGCAAGACTTTTACAAACAGTATTTCTAACTTATTAAATATCTCAGCTGAATTACAACAAGGGATTTCTAGTTGAGATAGAATTGAAAATATTCTTAAGATTTCCAACGATAAGGAAGATAAAATTAAACCTAATTTAGTATTTGCGGAAGGAAAAATAGAATTCAAGTCCGTTAATTTCGCATACCCATCTAATCTTGATGTTAAAGTTTTGAAAAATATTAATTTCACTATTAATCCTGGTGAATCGCTTGCATTGGTCGGACACACAGGTTGTGGTAAAACAACTATTAGTAAAATTTTAATGAAGTTTTATGAAACGAATGATGGACAAGTGCTTATTGATAATCAAAATGCAATCGAGTATAATGCAAAAAGCTGAAGAGAAAACATTGCATTAATTTCTCAGGATGTAATGCTTTTTGAAGACACATTAATGAATAATATTAAAAATGCAAATAAGAATATCTCTGATGAAAAAGTTATCGAAATTTGTCGTGAAATAGGTCTTGATGAGTATATTCAAACATTAAAAGAAAAATATAGTACAAAATTAACTCACAATGCAGAAGAGTTATCGCAAGGTCAAAGGCAATTAGTTTCTATTGCTAGAGCACTAGCTTCAGAAAAGAAAATAATAATAATGGATGAAGCAACAAGTAATATCGATAGTATCACAGAACAGAAAATTCAAAACTGTATTAAATTAATGATGAAAGATAAAACGATGTTGATAATTGCTCATAGATTATCAACCATTAAAAAAGCAACAAATATTTTAGTTATGGACCATGGTGTGATTCTCGAAAGCGGAAACCACAATGAATTAATTGCAAAAAATGGAATATATGCTAATTTATACAATGAAGGATTTAAAAGTATCGAGTAG
- a CDS encoding ABC transporter ATP-binding protein, with protein sequence MLRVIKLFSSKLKFVILITVIFNFIPSFVVMLIPSLIRQFIEYANGNEIKHIEVFLWKFSSNSTMLDNYDLLVIITLSAAYLLFLCNLIPSLLNNYILNQTRYEIRKIMFNKIIKLRKEQIDSLSYARIMTLFSNDIRKIVDGIYFVTKSILQNIFNLIWGLIFSITLSILYSISIFILMPLIIIISSIIIYKIFPLFRKENAVFEEINDKVKEDINLIQLVKSYNLEDDRYDTFTKSNDKLYDISIRANKLNITAWRFNDFSNDIATIIVFLIGGLLIYFIGASKSSSEVGKIYQFNSYMWIISSSIFSLSQTINSLTRSQVSAKRYLEILNIECEEINSSKEIKLVSNEIEFKNVSFKYSNADSEQNTLKNISFKIPSNKTVGVIGKTGSGKSTLALLLVKELKATEGQIFVGGVNINEIDYNDFHSKVSQVFQKPLIFSGTIKENIEFSTRNYDNETIENASKVACLDFVNDYDKKFDQVIGQRGINLSGGQKQRIAIAQAILKNPQILVLDDTTSALDNKTDLIVRKNLANSLINTTVFIISQKINSVSNADIIIVLDGGRIIDQGTHSELLSRCEIYKEFANAQRENYEE encoded by the coding sequence ATGCTAAGGGTTATTAAATTATTTAGTAGTAAGTTAAAATTTGTAATCTTAATTACAGTCATTTTTAACTTTATACCAAGTTTTGTTGTAATGTTAATTCCTTCTTTGATTAGACAGTTTATCGAATATGCTAATGGTAATGAAATAAAACATATTGAAGTTTTTTTGTGAAAATTTAGCAGTAATTCTACAATGTTAGATAATTATGATTTATTAGTAATAATAACTTTATCTGCAGCTTATCTACTTTTTTTATGCAACTTAATTCCGTCTTTATTGAATAATTATATTCTCAATCAAACAAGATATGAAATAAGAAAAATAATGTTTAATAAAATAATTAAGCTCAGAAAAGAACAAATAGATTCACTAAGTTATGCTAGAATTATGACTCTTTTTAGTAATGATATAAGAAAAATTGTTGATGGAATTTATTTTGTTACCAAATCGATTTTACAAAATATTTTTAACTTAATTTGAGGATTGATTTTTTCTATAACTTTAAGTATTTTGTATTCAATTAGTATATTTATTTTAATGCCTTTAATAATTATAATTTCTTCAATTATTATTTATAAAATTTTTCCTCTTTTTAGAAAGGAAAATGCGGTTTTTGAAGAAATTAATGATAAAGTTAAGGAAGATATAAATCTTATTCAGCTAGTTAAGTCGTACAATCTTGAAGATGATAGATATGATACATTTACTAAATCTAATGATAAACTTTACGATATTTCCATTAGGGCGAATAAACTAAATATAACAGCTTGAAGATTTAATGATTTTTCAAATGATATTGCAACAATAATTGTATTTTTAATAGGTGGTTTATTAATCTATTTCATTGGCGCTTCAAAATCAAGCTCAGAAGTAGGTAAAATTTATCAATTTAACTCGTACATGTGAATTATTTCTAGTTCTATTTTCAGTCTATCACAAACTATTAATAGTTTGACTCGTTCTCAAGTTAGTGCAAAAAGATATTTAGAAATATTAAATATAGAGTGCGAAGAAATAAACAGTTCAAAAGAAATTAAATTAGTTAGCAATGAAATTGAATTTAAGAATGTAAGTTTTAAATATTCGAATGCTGACAGTGAACAAAATACATTAAAAAACATTAGTTTTAAAATCCCTTCAAACAAAACAGTAGGTGTTATAGGTAAAACAGGTTCAGGTAAAAGTACGTTGGCACTACTTTTAGTCAAAGAATTGAAAGCAACTGAAGGTCAAATTTTTGTAGGTGGAGTTAATATTAATGAAATTGATTACAATGATTTCCACTCAAAAGTAAGTCAAGTATTTCAAAAACCGTTAATTTTTAGTGGTACTATAAAGGAAAATATCGAGTTTTCAACTAGAAATTACGATAATGAAACTATTGAAAATGCTTCTAAAGTAGCTTGTTTAGACTTTGTTAATGATTATGACAAAAAGTTTGATCAAGTTATTGGTCAAAGAGGTATCAATTTAAGTGGTGGTCAAAAGCAAAGAATTGCAATAGCTCAGGCTATCCTAAAAAATCCACAAATTTTAGTATTAGACGATACCACTAGCGCGTTGGATAATAAAACTGATTTGATCGTAAGAAAAAATCTAGCTAATAGTTTAATTAATACTACAGTTTTCATAATTTCACAAAAAATTAATTCTGTTTCAAATGCTGACATAATCATTGTTTTAGATGGTGGGAGAATCATTGATCAAGGAACTCACAGCGAGTTATTATCAAGATGTGAAATTTATAAGGAGTTTGCGAATGCGCAAAGAGAAAATTATGAAGAGTAA
- a CDS encoding lysylphosphatidylglycerol synthase domain-containing protein: MTENNIYKKWLKKVRNKEFWNKFHYIFSNLTESQINSYFDKKIKIDKSNIILELGIGTHLANEFTIGAISESFSKFINIDSKLDKNKILVSCPESEDLLVISNIFSRILYKNNNDILFYEQKNNIPLNLIYYFAQENNFDYIINISNYNNSKKFIQIRLTNSKGVSLSEKQINEINSILQDIDLTEIEVPISPIQFMDLDKLNRNYLSDIVEQKKYLNDNENKLKYYVGFQEQKNSEFYREVFDKTNTKINILSNAKVNKNTKVFDNTIFKKMNINSVLKRNDVNFVISNNGDSFNISVKHKGVFKYFKTDEVAGLYLDYLINNFDISQKYYIAKSKLTGDFVKSIATSKNIEVIEFTSWDELNKIIDSNNQKKLLFAYDEHNRFISYNSKFILNDAISMVIDFYKICEIYSKDNITLFERLNHIKNKYSNYYQSVKTYDMTFEQSIRFFRRINDREKIGKFNVVKSEIYNFDLEKNKTFCEIKLNNKNGIKIIYDKFTEKITINVETEGKTSNDKNNDDYLKLIVQGKEILDSINELREDFVIKKFSLKGFLKYSFLVALTIGIFIFLFYVVYNIKLENNKSASPLFVLKTIWMFVRYDRMTRFLFVFIFIFILFEMFINALIFKRLFMYQNEKVSFWTLFVGSFIGIIIQNITPKSIGSDIATYWYLRRKNVNRSKLISAVILNTFIWQLTNIVLSIIVVPVGLVFYKELFTNGSSNNIFSFTFFLVLSLLSDTLFSLFFLVLAGYKRIQTPILKAIIKIIEWFSFIGIAKTDELYANWKYELYKVSNGINVVFKRWWRICELLFYKSSVWFIAPISLYLHYMNMLDENLMGGWYFNMTISQFLVRNVNSFSPTPGGTGTSDYFTKIIYRITLSDNIDQFGFDLENRSSIITAIKTFGQIVIPSLLSAIALFIVYIGEKRIQFYKQKNKNNLLINNQTIISSKTKSNFNKIACPTFIISVSILILLFIFM; this comes from the coding sequence ATGACTGAGAACAATATTTATAAAAAATGGTTAAAAAAAGTTCGTAACAAAGAGTTTTGAAATAAGTTTCATTACATTTTTTCTAATCTTACCGAAAGTCAAATAAATTCATATTTTGATAAAAAAATAAAAATAGATAAAAGTAATATTATTTTAGAATTAGGTATCGGAACGCACCTGGCTAATGAATTCACGATAGGGGCAATTTCAGAATCTTTCTCTAAATTTATTAATATTGATTCTAAGCTAGATAAAAATAAAATTCTGGTAAGCTGTCCAGAAAGTGAGGATTTATTAGTTATATCTAACATTTTTTCGCGTATACTATATAAAAACAATAATGATATTTTGTTTTATGAACAAAAAAATAATATACCGCTTAATTTAATTTATTATTTTGCTCAAGAAAATAATTTTGACTATATTATAAATATATCCAATTATAATAATTCAAAGAAATTTATACAGATTCGTTTAACTAATTCAAAAGGTGTAAGTTTAAGTGAAAAACAGATAAATGAAATTAATTCTATTTTACAAGATATTGATCTAACAGAAATTGAAGTTCCTATATCACCAATTCAATTTATGGATCTGGATAAACTAAACAGAAACTATTTAAGTGATATTGTTGAACAAAAGAAATATCTAAATGATAACGAAAACAAATTAAAATATTATGTTGGTTTTCAAGAACAGAAAAATAGTGAATTTTACAGGGAAGTATTCGACAAAACAAACACAAAAATAAATATATTAAGCAACGCAAAAGTTAACAAAAATACTAAAGTTTTTGATAATACTATTTTTAAAAAAATGAATATTAACTCAGTTCTGAAAAGAAATGATGTTAATTTTGTTATCTCAAATAATGGAGATTCTTTTAATATTTCGGTTAAACATAAGGGTGTATTCAAATATTTTAAAACTGACGAAGTTGCTGGTTTATATTTAGATTATTTGATAAATAATTTTGATATAAGCCAAAAATATTACATTGCTAAATCAAAACTAACTGGAGATTTTGTTAAGTCTATAGCAACTTCAAAGAACATTGAGGTAATTGAATTTACAAGTTGAGATGAATTAAACAAAATTATTGATAGCAATAATCAAAAAAAACTGCTTTTTGCATACGATGAACATAACAGATTTATCTCTTATAACTCAAAATTTATTTTAAATGACGCAATTTCTATGGTAATTGATTTCTACAAAATATGTGAAATTTATAGTAAAGATAATATAACTCTATTTGAAAGATTGAATCATATTAAAAATAAATATTCAAATTATTACCAATCTGTAAAAACATATGATATGACTTTTGAACAGTCTATTAGATTTTTCAGAAGAATCAATGACAGAGAAAAAATAGGTAAATTTAATGTTGTTAAAAGCGAAATTTACAATTTCGACCTTGAAAAAAATAAAACTTTTTGTGAAATAAAGTTAAACAATAAAAATGGAATAAAAATAATTTATGATAAATTTACCGAAAAAATAACAATTAATGTTGAAACCGAGGGTAAAACATCAAATGACAAAAATAATGATGATTACTTAAAATTAATTGTGCAAGGTAAGGAAATTCTAGATTCTATTAACGAACTAAGGGAAGATTTTGTTATTAAAAAATTTAGTTTAAAAGGTTTTTTAAAATATAGTTTTTTGGTCGCTTTAACAATTGGTATATTTATTTTTCTTTTTTATGTTGTTTATAATATTAAACTAGAAAATAATAAGAGTGCCTCTCCACTATTTGTTCTCAAAACAATTTGAATGTTTGTCAGGTATGATAGAATGACTAGATTCTTATTTGTCTTTATATTTATTTTCATACTATTTGAAATGTTTATAAATGCCTTGATCTTTAAAAGGTTATTTATGTACCAGAATGAAAAAGTTAGCTTCTGGACTTTGTTTGTAGGTAGTTTTATAGGAATTATAATTCAAAACATTACCCCTAAATCAATTGGTTCCGACATAGCAACATATTGATACTTAAGAAGAAAAAATGTTAATAGATCAAAATTAATTAGTGCTGTAATTCTTAATACTTTCATATGACAATTAACAAATATTGTTTTAAGTATAATTGTGGTCCCTGTTGGTTTAGTTTTTTATAAAGAGTTGTTTACTAATGGTTCATCAAATAATATTTTCTCGTTCACTTTCTTTTTAGTTTTAAGTTTATTATCAGATACTTTATTTTCGCTTTTTTTCCTTGTTTTAGCAGGATACAAAAGAATTCAAACACCAATTTTAAAAGCTATTATAAAAATTATTGAATGATTTTCATTCATAGGAATTGCAAAAACTGATGAACTTTATGCAAATTGAAAATATGAATTATATAAAGTAAGCAATGGAATAAATGTGGTGTTCAAAAGATGATGAAGAATTTGCGAATTATTGTTCTATAAGTCTTCAGTTTGATTCATAGCGCCGATTTCTTTATACTTGCATTATATGAACATGCTTGATGAAAATTTAATGGGTGGTTGATACTTTAATATGACAATTTCGCAATTCTTGGTAAGAAATGTTAACTCATTTAGTCCTACACCCGGAGGAACCGGAACATCGGATTATTTTACAAAAATAATTTATAGAATAACACTTTCTGATAATATTGATCAATTTGGTTTTGATCTAGAAAACCGTTCATCTATCATAACCGCAATAAAAACCTTTGGTCAAATTGTAATACCTTCTCTTTTATCAGCAATCGCTTTATTTATAGTGTATATTGGAGAAAAAAGAATACAATTTTATAAGCAAAAAAATAAAAATAACTTGTTAATTAATAACCAAACTATCATTAGTAGTAAAACAAAAAGTAATTTTAATAAAATTGCTTGCCCAACTTTTATAATTTCTGTTTCAATATTAATTTTATTATTTATATTTATGTAG